The Klebsiella sp. RHBSTW-00484 genome includes a window with the following:
- the fghA gene encoding S-formylglutathione hydrolase has protein sequence MELLEEHRCYEGRQQRWRHDSTTLNCAMTFSIFLPPSRTDTPPPVLYWLSGLTCNDENFTTKAGAQRVAAELGIALVMPDTSPRGESVADDSAYDLGKGAGFYLNATQAPWSAHFRMYDYLRDELPQLIASEFKVSERCAISGHSMGGHGALVMALKNPGRFTSVSAFAPIVNPTQVPWGKKAFTAYLGTDEATWQAWDSCALMRTSQEENAIPTLIDQGDSDSFLAEQLQPAVLAETARQKSWPLTLRIQPGYDHSYYFIASFIEDHLHFHAQHLFK, from the coding sequence ATGGAACTGCTCGAAGAGCACCGCTGTTATGAAGGTCGGCAGCAACGCTGGCGACACGACTCCACGACGCTGAACTGCGCCATGACGTTCAGCATCTTTCTCCCCCCATCTCGCACAGATACGCCGCCGCCGGTTCTCTACTGGCTTTCCGGGCTGACCTGTAACGATGAAAACTTTACCACCAAAGCGGGCGCACAGCGGGTCGCCGCCGAACTGGGCATTGCGCTGGTGATGCCGGATACCAGCCCGCGTGGCGAAAGCGTTGCTGACGATAGCGCCTACGATCTGGGAAAAGGCGCAGGCTTTTATCTCAATGCCACCCAGGCGCCGTGGTCCGCACATTTTCGCATGTACGATTATCTTCGCGACGAGCTGCCACAACTTATCGCCAGCGAGTTCAAAGTCAGCGAGCGCTGCGCTATCAGCGGGCATTCGATGGGTGGTCACGGCGCGCTGGTTATGGCGTTGAAAAATCCGGGTCGTTTCACCAGCGTGTCGGCTTTCGCGCCAATCGTTAACCCGACTCAGGTTCCATGGGGTAAAAAAGCGTTTACCGCTTATCTGGGAACCGATGAAGCAACGTGGCAGGCATGGGATAGCTGCGCCTTAATGCGAACCAGCCAGGAAGAGAATGCTATCCCAACACTGATTGACCAGGGCGATAGCGATTCATTCCTCGCTGAGCAGTTGCAGCCGGCGGTGCTGGCAGAAACCGCGCGCCAGAAAAGCTGGCCGTTAACCCTGCGTATTCAGCCCGGTTACGATCACAGCTACTATTTTATTGCCTCATTTATTGAGGACCACCTGCACTTCCACGCGCAGCATCTCTTTAAATAA
- the folE gene encoding GTP cyclohydrolase I FolE, with protein MSSLSKEAVLVHEALVARGLETPLRPPVQEIDNETRKRLIAGHMTEIMQLLNLDLSDDSLMETPHRIAKMYVDEIFSGLDYARFPKITVIENKMQVDEMVTVRDITLTSTCEHHFVTIDGKATVAYIPKDSVIGLSKINRIVQFFSQRPQVQERLTQQILTALQTLLGTSNVAVSIDAVHYCVKARGIRDATSATTTTSLGGLFKSSQNTRQEFLRAVRHHN; from the coding sequence ATGTCATCACTGAGTAAAGAAGCCGTACTCGTTCATGAAGCGCTGGTCGCTCGTGGGTTGGAGACGCCGCTGCGTCCGCCAGTGCAAGAAATTGATAATGAAACTCGTAAACGTCTGATCGCCGGACACATGACCGAGATTATGCAGCTGTTAAACCTTGATCTAAGTGATGACAGCCTGATGGAGACGCCGCATCGCATCGCAAAAATGTACGTTGATGAGATCTTCTCCGGCCTGGATTACGCCCGCTTTCCCAAAATCACCGTCATCGAAAATAAGATGCAGGTTGATGAAATGGTGACCGTGCGTGATATCACCCTGACCAGTACCTGTGAACACCATTTTGTGACGATTGACGGTAAAGCGACGGTGGCCTATATTCCGAAAGATTCGGTGATTGGCCTGTCGAAAATCAACCGTATTGTGCAGTTTTTCTCCCAGCGCCCGCAGGTGCAGGAGCGACTGACGCAGCAGATCCTCACCGCGCTGCAAACGCTGCTGGGCACCAGCAACGTCGCGGTCTCGATCGATGCGGTTCACTACTGTGTAAAAGCGCGTGGTATCCGCGACGCGACCAGCGCCACCACCACCACTTCGTTGGGCGGCCTGTTTAAATCCAGCCAGAATACCCGCCAGGAGTTCCTGCGCGCCGTACGCCACCACAACTAA
- the yeiB gene encoding DUF418 domain-containing protein YeiB: MERNVTLDFVRGVAILGILLLNISAFGLPKAAYLNPAWSGSISASDAWTWAILDLFAQVKFLTLFALLFGAGLQLLLPRGKRWIQSRLTLLALLGFIHGLFFWDGDILLAYALVGLVSWRMVRDAHDVKSLFNTGVVLYVIGIAVLLLLGLISGNTPNRSWMPDAANLQYEQFWKLKGGFEAVSNRADMLSDNLLALGAQYGWQLAGMMLMGAALMRSGWLKGQFSLRHYRRTGALLIVAGMAVNLPSILAQWHLGWDYRWCAFLLQAPRELSAPLQTIGYAALAWGFWPQLCKLRLVGAIACVGRMALTNYLLQTLICTTLFYRFGLFMKFDRLQLLAFVPPVWAVNLIFSWFWLRHFRQGPVEWLWRQLTLRASGTSLKDTSR, from the coding sequence ATGGAGAGAAATGTCACGCTGGACTTTGTCCGCGGCGTCGCCATCCTCGGTATCCTGCTACTGAATATCAGCGCCTTCGGTTTGCCGAAGGCCGCTTACCTCAACCCGGCATGGTCCGGGAGCATTTCTGCTAGCGACGCCTGGACCTGGGCAATTCTCGATCTGTTTGCGCAGGTCAAATTCCTGACGCTGTTTGCGCTGCTATTTGGCGCAGGGCTTCAGCTTCTCCTGCCGCGCGGCAAGCGCTGGATCCAATCGCGCCTGACGCTGCTGGCGCTGCTCGGCTTCATCCATGGTCTGTTTTTCTGGGACGGCGATATTCTGCTGGCCTACGCTCTGGTGGGACTGGTGAGCTGGCGGATGGTGCGCGACGCCCATGATGTTAAATCCCTCTTTAATACCGGCGTGGTGCTGTACGTCATCGGCATTGCGGTGCTTCTGCTGCTGGGACTGATTTCCGGCAATACGCCCAATCGTTCGTGGATGCCCGATGCCGCGAATTTGCAGTATGAGCAGTTCTGGAAGCTGAAGGGCGGTTTTGAGGCGGTGAGCAACCGTGCGGATATGCTGTCGGACAACCTGCTGGCGCTGGGTGCGCAGTACGGCTGGCAGCTGGCGGGCATGATGCTGATGGGGGCGGCGCTGATGCGCAGTGGCTGGCTCAAAGGGCAGTTCAGCCTTCGTCACTACCGTCGTACTGGCGCGTTGTTGATTGTTGCCGGAATGGCGGTCAATTTGCCCTCTATTCTTGCCCAGTGGCATCTTGGCTGGGATTACCGCTGGTGTGCATTCTTGTTACAGGCGCCTCGCGAGCTGAGCGCGCCGCTGCAAACCATTGGCTACGCGGCGCTGGCCTGGGGCTTTTGGCCGCAGCTGTGTAAACTGCGGCTGGTGGGGGCAATAGCCTGCGTTGGGCGCATGGCGCTCACCAATTACCTTTTGCAAACGCTGATTTGCACTACGCTGTTTTACCGCTTTGGCCTGTTTATGAAGTTTGACCGCTTACAGCTGTTAGCCTTCGTGCCGCCGGTATGGGCGGTTAATCTTATCTTTTCGTGGTTTTGGCTGCGTCATTTCCGTCAGGGCCCCGTTGAGTGGCTATGGCGTCAATTAACCCTGCGTGCGTCAGGGACATCATTAAAAGATACATCAAGATAA
- the galS gene encoding HTH-type transcriptional regulator GalS, which translates to MITIRDVARQAGVSVATVSRVLNNSALVSPDTREAVMKAVTQLGYRPNANAQALATQVSDTIGVVVMDVSDAFFGALVKAVDTVAQQHQKYVLIGNSYHEAEKERNAIEVLIRQRCSALIVHSKALSDAELGDFMEHMPGMVLINRIVPGYAHRCVGLDNVSGALMATRMLLNHGHQRIGYLSSNHGIEDDDMRREGWLRALHEQGITAPDSWVGSGSPDMQGGEAAMVELLGRNLGLTAVFAYNDSMAAGALTTLKDNGIAVPQHLSLIGFDDIPISRYTDPQLTTVRYPIMSMAKLATELALQGAAGKLDREASHCFMPTLVRRHSVAQRQIVGSITN; encoded by the coding sequence ATGATCACCATTCGTGATGTCGCCCGTCAGGCGGGTGTTTCCGTCGCGACGGTTTCGCGCGTGCTCAATAACAGCGCGCTAGTGAGCCCGGATACGCGAGAAGCGGTAATGAAAGCGGTCACGCAGTTGGGTTATCGGCCCAATGCCAACGCTCAGGCGCTGGCGACGCAGGTCAGCGATACCATCGGCGTGGTGGTAATGGACGTATCGGATGCCTTTTTTGGCGCACTGGTCAAAGCCGTGGATACCGTCGCCCAGCAGCATCAGAAATATGTGTTGATCGGCAATAGCTACCATGAAGCGGAAAAAGAGCGCAACGCTATTGAGGTGCTGATTCGCCAGCGCTGCTCGGCGCTGATTGTCCACTCCAAAGCGCTGAGCGACGCGGAGCTAGGTGACTTTATGGAACATATGCCGGGAATGGTGCTGATTAACCGCATTGTGCCGGGATATGCCCATCGCTGCGTCGGGCTGGATAACGTTAGCGGCGCGTTGATGGCAACCCGAATGCTGCTCAATCATGGTCACCAGCGCATTGGCTACCTCTCTTCCAATCACGGTATTGAAGATGATGATATGCGTCGGGAAGGGTGGCTCAGGGCGTTACATGAACAGGGCATTACCGCTCCCGATAGCTGGGTCGGTTCGGGGTCGCCGGATATGCAGGGCGGAGAGGCCGCAATGGTTGAACTACTGGGGCGTAATCTTGGTTTGACCGCCGTCTTTGCCTACAACGACAGCATGGCGGCTGGTGCATTGACTACCCTGAAAGACAATGGCATTGCTGTGCCGCAGCATCTCTCGCTGATCGGTTTTGATGATATCCCGATTTCCCGTTACACCGACCCGCAGCTGACGACGGTGCGCTACCCCATTATGTCGATGGCGAAACTGGCGACCGAGCTGGCGCTCCAGGGAGCGGCTGGAAAGCTTGATCGTGAGGCTAGCCACTGCTTTATGCCGACGTTGGTGCGTCGACAT